The following nucleotide sequence is from Acinetobacter equi.
AAGATGTGTTAAATTTGGATATTCTGGAATTGCTCGGACAAAAAGTTTTGTAATACCTAGACCACTTTGCCACAAGTCATCTAAAATTTTTTGGCAGCGCATAGGATGATCAACTAAAATTATTAAAAAAGGGAATGTTGCGTGAGTATTTTCTTGAGCTTCAAATACATATAAATATGAAATTAATTGTAGTTGTTTGATACGAGTTTCAGCTTGTTCTCTTAAAAAATTCCAATAGTCTGTTAGTCGAATGCTAGCTTTTGCAGCAACTTTACTACGCCATTTTCCTAAAGAATGTATTGGAATATCATCTAGACTAAAATTATCTCCAACAGCTGAAATTTCATCATTTTTTTGTAAATTTTTTCTTAATTGTTGACCGTAGAAATAAGATAGAAATTGTGGTCGATAGAAAAAATAATAACCCCATAATTCAATACAGCGCTGAATTTCCCATTTATTTATTGTAGGAAGTTGTGATGCTTTTTGATGTATACGCAGATGAATTTCAGGATGCTTACTAAAAGCTAAACCACCTTCTGCACTTGTTAAACCTTTACCAAAAGCGAGGCTGAAAAAACCAATGTCTCCACGTAAGCCGACACTTTGATTTTTATTGAATGCGCCCATTGCCTGAGCAGAATCTTCTATAAGAAAACAGTCATATTCACGAGCTAAAATTTCACAATTTTGGAATGAGTTAACTAATCCTCCATAATGCGTAATGACAATAGCTAGAGTTGAATCATTGATTAGTTGTTGTAAAGATAATGGATCTAACGTGAGCGCATTAATATTTAAATCACATATTTTAGGAATTAAGCCAATTTTTTCGATTGCAAGTATAACTAAGGGACAAGTCCAAGCAGGAACTATAATTTGATTTTTATTAGGTTTTAACTCATATAAAACTTCTAAGCTTAAAATAAATGCAACTGTTCCAGAGCAAGTTTCAGCAGGTGTTGGAATTTGAAGAAGTTTTGCAATTTCGTCACCTAAACGCAAATTTTTATGATGAATAAAGTCTTGCCAAATTAAAGCTAAACCTGCTGTAGGAGGAATTTCAGTTTGCATTAATTCTGTTTTCATATTTAAGCAGTTGATTTAATTTTTTCATCATCATCCTCTTGTTTTGCTAAAAAGAGAACACCCGCAATAATCAGTGTAGCTCCAATGACTTTGGGAATGGTAAGTGGTTCATTAAATAGCCAAATTGAAAATAAAGTCACACTAATTAATTCTAAATGCG
It contains:
- a CDS encoding DegT/DnrJ/EryC1/StrS family aminotransferase, translating into MKTELMQTEIPPTAGLALIWQDFIHHKNLRLGDEIAKLLQIPTPAETCSGTVAFILSLEVLYELKPNKNQIIVPAWTCPLVILAIEKIGLIPKICDLNINALTLDPLSLQQLINDSTLAIVITHYGGLVNSFQNCEILAREYDCFLIEDSAQAMGAFNKNQSVGLRGDIGFFSLAFGKGLTSAEGGLAFSKHPEIHLRIHQKASQLPTINKWEIQRCIELWGYYFFYRPQFLSYFYGQQLRKNLQKNDEISAVGDNFSLDDIPIHSLGKWRSKVAAKASIRLTDYWNFLREQAETRIKQLQLISYLYVFEAQENTHATFPFLIILVDHPMRCQKILDDLWQSGLGITKLFVRAIPEYPNLTHLNYKTPNAQDFASRCFTITNTHWLSNEIFQHILQTLKKHESF